The Brassica oleracea var. oleracea cultivar TO1000 chromosome C6, BOL, whole genome shotgun sequence genome includes a region encoding these proteins:
- the LOC106298854 gene encoding serine/threonine-protein kinase HT1 isoform X1 produces the protein MEKRSGEEEEGGVGKKDRIFRADKIDLKSLDKQLEEHLSRVWSRNLEITHKAKEEEWEINLAKLETENVIARGTFGTVYKGIYDGEAVAVKVLDWEDDGQESKTNRALFRQEVTVWHKLDHPNVTKFVGASMGTTNLKIPTADLENSLPQRACCVVVEYVSGGTLKHYLIRNRRKKLAFKIVVKLALDLSRGLSYLHSEKIVHRDVKTENVLLDVQSNLKIAAFGVARVEALNPKDMTGETGTLGYMAPEVIDGKPYNRRCDVYSFGICLWEIYCCDMPYPDLSFVDVSSAVVLHNLRPEIPRCCPTVLANIMKKCWDGNPQRRPEMEEVVKMLEGIDTSKGGGMIPEDQIPGGCFCFAPARGP, from the exons ATGGAGAAGAGATCAGGAGAAGAAGAAGAAGGAGGCGTTGGGAAGAAAGACAGGATTTTTCGAGCAGATAAGATCGACTTGAAGAGTTTAGATAAACAGCTTGAGGAACATCTGAGTAGGGTTTGGTCGAGGAACCTTGAGATAACTCATAAAGCTAAGGAGGAAGAGTGGGAGATTAATTTGGCTAAGTTGGAAACAGAGAATGTTATTGCTCGTGGTACTTTTGGGACGGTCTATAAAGGCATCTATGATGGTGAAGCTGTTGCAG TGAAGGTGCTTGATTGGGAAGATGATGGCCAAGAAAGCAAAACAAATCGGGCTTTATTTCGTCAAGAGGTCACTGTTTGGCACAAACTAGACCACCCAAATGTCACTAAG TTTGTTGGAGCATCAATGGGAACAACGAATCTGAAAATACCAACAGCTGATTTAGAAAACTCGTTACCTCAACGAGCTTGTTGTGTGGTTGTGGAATATGTTTCTGGTGGAACGTTGAAACATTACTTGATCCGTAATAGACGCAAGAAACTCGCGTTTAAAATTGTTGTCAAACTCGCTCTCGACCTCTCTCGAGG GCTAAGCTATCTGCACTCAGAGAAGATTGTGCACCGTGATGTGAAAACAGAGAATGTGCTTTTGGATGTTCAAAGTAATCTGAAAATAGCAGCTTTTGGAGTAGCGAGAGTGGAAGCTCTGAATCCAAAGGACATGACTGGAGAAACGGGTACTCTTGGATACATGGCTCCTGAG GTTATCGATGGCAAGCCATACAACAGAAGGTGTGATGTTTATAGCTTTGGAATATGTTTATGGGAAATCTACTGCTGTGACATGCCTTATCCTGATCTTAGCTTTGTCGATGTTTCTTCAGCTGTTGTCTTACAT AATCTGAGACCGGAGATTCCGAGATGCTGTCCGACGGTATTGGCGAATATAATGAAGAAATGTTGGGATGGGAATCCGCAGAGACGACCAGAGATGGAGGAAGTGGTAAAGATGCTTGAAGGAATTGATACGAGTAAAGGCGGCGGTATGATACCTGAAGATCAAATTCCTGGCGGCTGCTTTTGCTTTGCTCCTGCTCGTGGCCCCTAA
- the LOC106298854 gene encoding serine/threonine-protein kinase HT1 isoform X2, producing MEKRSGEEEEGGVGKKDRIFRADKIDLKSLDKQLEEHLSRVWSRNLEITHKAKEEEWEINLAKLETENVIARGTFGTVYKGIYDGEAVAVKVLDWEDDGQESKTNRALFRQEVTVWHKLDHPNVTKFVGASMGTTNLKIPTADLENSLPQRACCVVVEYVSGGTLKHYLIRNRRKKLAFKIVVKLALDLSRGLSYLHSEKIVHRDVKTENVLLDVQSNLKIAAFGVARVEALNPKDMTGETGTLGYMAPENLRPEIPRCCPTVLANIMKKCWDGNPQRRPEMEEVVKMLEGIDTSKGGGMIPEDQIPGGCFCFAPARGP from the exons ATGGAGAAGAGATCAGGAGAAGAAGAAGAAGGAGGCGTTGGGAAGAAAGACAGGATTTTTCGAGCAGATAAGATCGACTTGAAGAGTTTAGATAAACAGCTTGAGGAACATCTGAGTAGGGTTTGGTCGAGGAACCTTGAGATAACTCATAAAGCTAAGGAGGAAGAGTGGGAGATTAATTTGGCTAAGTTGGAAACAGAGAATGTTATTGCTCGTGGTACTTTTGGGACGGTCTATAAAGGCATCTATGATGGTGAAGCTGTTGCAG TGAAGGTGCTTGATTGGGAAGATGATGGCCAAGAAAGCAAAACAAATCGGGCTTTATTTCGTCAAGAGGTCACTGTTTGGCACAAACTAGACCACCCAAATGTCACTAAG TTTGTTGGAGCATCAATGGGAACAACGAATCTGAAAATACCAACAGCTGATTTAGAAAACTCGTTACCTCAACGAGCTTGTTGTGTGGTTGTGGAATATGTTTCTGGTGGAACGTTGAAACATTACTTGATCCGTAATAGACGCAAGAAACTCGCGTTTAAAATTGTTGTCAAACTCGCTCTCGACCTCTCTCGAGG GCTAAGCTATCTGCACTCAGAGAAGATTGTGCACCGTGATGTGAAAACAGAGAATGTGCTTTTGGATGTTCAAAGTAATCTGAAAATAGCAGCTTTTGGAGTAGCGAGAGTGGAAGCTCTGAATCCAAAGGACATGACTGGAGAAACGGGTACTCTTGGATACATGGCTCCTGAG AATCTGAGACCGGAGATTCCGAGATGCTGTCCGACGGTATTGGCGAATATAATGAAGAAATGTTGGGATGGGAATCCGCAGAGACGACCAGAGATGGAGGAAGTGGTAAAGATGCTTGAAGGAATTGATACGAGTAAAGGCGGCGGTATGATACCTGAAGATCAAATTCCTGGCGGCTGCTTTTGCTTTGCTCCTGCTCGTGGCCCCTAA